A single region of the Nomascus leucogenys isolate Asia unplaced genomic scaffold, Asia_NLE_v1 Super-Scaffold_258, whole genome shotgun sequence genome encodes:
- the DLX4 gene encoding homeobox protein DLX-4, translating into MTSLPCRLPGRDASKAVFPDLAPFPSVAAAYPLGLSPTTAASPNLSYSRPYGHLLSYPYTEPANPGDSYLSCQQPAALSQPLCGPAEHPQELETDSEKPRLSPEPSERRPQAPAKKLRKPRTIYSSLQLQHLNQRFQHTQYLALPERAQLAAQLGLTQTQVKIWFQNKRSKYKKLLKQNSGGQEGDFPGRIFSVSPCSPPLPSLWDLPKAGTLPTSGYGNSFGAWYQHHSSDVLASPQMM; encoded by the exons ATGACCTCTTTGCCCTGCCGCCTCCCCGGCCGGGACGCCTCCAAAGCTGTCTTCCCAGACCTCGCCCCCTTCCCGTCGGTAGCGGCTGCCTACCCGCTTGGCCTGTCCCCTACAACCGCAGCCTCCCCCAATTTGTCCTACTCCAGGCCGTATGGCCACCTCCTGTCTTACCCCTACACCGAGCCAGCGAACCCCGGAGACTCCTACCTGTCCTGCCAGCAACCCGCGGCGCTCTCTCAGCCTCTCTGCGGACCCGCAGAGCACCCTCAGGAACTCGAGACAG ACTCGGAGAAGCCGCGGCTGTCCCCGGAACCCTCCGAGCGGCGCCCTCAGGCCCCGGCCAAAAAGCTCCGCAAGCCGAGGACCATCTACTCCAGCCTGCAGCTGCAGCACCTAAACCAGCGTTTCCAGCACACGCAGTACCTGGCGCTGCCCGAGAGGGCCCAGCTGGCAGCGCAGCTCGGCCTCACCCAGACCCAG GTAAAGATCTGGTTTCAGAACAAACGCTCCAAGTATAAGAAGCTCCTGAAGCAGAATTCTGGGGGGCAGGAAGGGGACTTCCCTGGGAGGATCTTCTCTGTgtctccctgctccccacccctcccctccctctgggaTCTACCCAAGGCAGGGACCCTGCCCACCAGTGGCTATGGCAACAGCTTTGGAGCCTGGTATCAGCATCACTCCTCAGATGTCCTGGCTTCGCCACAGATGATGTGA